The genomic DNA CAGGCAGAACGAAGGAGAGGGTGAGCCGAAGTCCCCCTCCCCCAAGGGGGAGGGGGATTTGTCTGCCTCTGCTCCAAGTTTCCGCAGCGATGCGATCGTCTCCCCGCCCCAAAACCACCGCCGCCCGACCGTTACGTTGAGCTTCGCCTTCGGGAACCGCCTCCGCAGCACCACCCGCAGCGCCTGCGCCTGGGGGATGCCGACAAACCCGTCGGGGTTGGTCGCCTCTAAGCACCGCACAATGTTCTGCTTGCCAAGGCCCGCGTCGACCAGCACCATCGTCGCGCCGCTCCGCAAGAGGGCGAACACTAGCGTCACGAATTCCACGCCCGGCTTCACGAGCAGGGCAATCCCCTTGCTGGGACCGACGCCCATCGCGGCCAGGCCGTGGGCCAGCCGGGTCGCGTCGGCGTCGATGGCGGCGAAGGTGATCTGGTCGTAGCCGCCGCCACGCGCGCTGACCACCGCCGGCTCGTTGGGGCGGAGGGCGGCAAGCTCGGTCAGTCGGTCGGCGACATTGGTGCGTGGCATGCAGGCATTGTTGGCCATCAGGCGACCGGTCGGAAGGCGGCGGGTTCTGTCCATAAAATCGATCGGAGGGGACAAAACCCCGCCCCCAGGCCGCCCGGTAGTTCTGGCGTAAAGTGTTTGTGGGTAAAGGTTTGTGTGTTCTTGGACCCGCTGGGGACGCGGGGTTTTGTCCCACGTGACGGGCTCGGGGCCGAAATCCAATCGAGGCGGGGCCGCCGGCTCAACCCTAGAGGAAGAGGGGCAACCCCGTATTAGAACGCGCGGGGCGGCTAATTTCGATAACGAAGTGGCGGGCGGGCTGGTCTTGTCGAACCTACGCCACGGCCTCGCGGTCGATGGCCTGCTCAAGCGGCTCGAGGCGCCCCGCCAAGAGCGCCGCTATCGGGCGGGTCGGCTCGAGCTTGTCGAGCAGGATCTTCACCGCGGCCGTCATCGGCACCGCCAGCAGCACGCCGACCGGCCCCCAGATGATGCCCCACAAGATCAACGACAGCAGAATCACAATCGGGTGCAGCTCGAACGAGTCGCCCATGATCTTGGGCTCGATCACGTTGCCGCTGATGACCTGGACCGCGCACCCGGCGGCGATGGCCGCCGACTTCCACAGGAGCCCATAGCCTTCGGCGTCTTTGTTCCCGGCGGCGATTTCCGCCGCGGCGTCTGCGAGGCTCGGCATCACGAACAGTACCAGCGGGATCGGCAACGCGGCTGCAATGACCGGTCCGACATTAGGCACGTAGTTCAGCAGGAATGCCAGCACACCGAGTTGCAGCGCCATCGGCACTCCCATCAGACCGAGCACGACGCCGAACGCGATGCCGGTGAACACACTGATGATGGTCTTGGTGACGATGTACTCGCGGATCTTGCCCTCGATCTGCGCCCAAAGTCCAGTGACCGGTCTCACTTCGCTGCTGGCGCCGGCTATCAGAAAGAACATGAAGATCGCGACCACCCCGAGGTTCACAATCAGGTCGAGGATGGCGGTGCTCAGCCAAATCGCGATCGAGCTCATCTGTTCGGAGATGAACTTCTGAACGAACTCGAGAATCTCAGTCGCCTCTGCCGGAATCTCAACCCCAACCTTGGCGAGTCCCGGGCCGACGGCCTGTACCATCTTGACCACGCCGCCCTTGTACTTGTCGAGATCGCTACTCACCGTGTAGTAGGTGCTTGTGAGCATCAGGCCGAATGCAAACAAGCAAGCTCCGCCAAGCACAAAGGTCACGCTGATCGCAGCCGGTCGGCTAAGATCGAGCCTCCGCTGGATCAGGTCCAGCAGCGGCGAGAGCCCAATCACGAAGAATAACGCGAGCACAAACGGCACCAGCACGGGCCGCAGCAGCCACAGGCCGACGCCCAAAGCCATGATGGTCAATGTCAGCAGGCAGTAGGTCTGGAGTCGGGAGTCGCGCTCGTCGGCAGAAGATGGGTCGTCCATGCCAGCTATTGTGGCTTGGCAGGAAGGCTGGTGAAAGTGCGGTCGGCAGGAGTGCCCGGCCGGCCGCTCGTGGCCGCTCGTAGCCCCCGGCTCTTCCAGGGGACCAAAGCGTGCCTCGGTAGGGGCCGTCGAAAAAGGGGACAGGCACGACGCGGCGGCGTTGGGCGTGGTTTGGGACTCCCCACGCGCGCCGAGCCAGTCCCCGATTTCGACTCGTGTCTTGGGGGCTCTAGTCTCCCGGCTCGGAGAGCCGGGGATACAATGGCCAACGCAACTCGCCCGGCAGCGGCTGGGCAGCAAACTCAATGTGCAGCACCCGCCGTCGGGCAGGCGTAGTCGCTTTGGCCGACGCGTGCATCAGCAACGGCCGCATGAACAGGGCGTCGCCCGCGGCGGCCGTGCAGAGCGTGACCTCGCATCCGCGGACCCGCTCGGCGACCTCGGGCGTCGGGACCTCGCCCCAGTGGTGCGAGCAGGGCACGACCTGCAGCGGCCCGTTGTCTTCGCCGGCGTCGTCGAGGTGCAGGCGGATCGTCACCATCTGCCGCAGCACTTCTTCCGGCGGCTTGACGTGCGGCACGCCCTGCTTGACGCTCCAGGCAGAGAAGTCGGGCGTCTCGACGCGCTCGCGGACCGGGATCATCAGGTCCTGGTGCCAGCCGACGCCCCAGTTGGCGTCGGCCAGTTTGTCGAACAGGATCGCCCGCACCGGCATCCCCGCGGCGGCGACCATTGCACGGAGAGCATTCTGGACAAGATCGCCCGAGGCGAACGCCGCCACGGCCGGCACGCCCAGCAGGTTGCGGGCGGCGTACGGCACGCCGGCCCGACTGGCAGGGCGGCTGGCGTCGTCGTGGGCCTGTAGCGCGGAGCAGAGCTGTGCGACAAGTTGTGGGTC from Posidoniimonas polymericola includes the following:
- a CDS encoding phytanoyl-CoA dioxygenase family protein, with the protein product MGDAAGNVQSLRDAGFAWVRQLADPQLVAQLCSALQAHDDASRPASRAGVPYAARNLLGVPAVAAFASGDLVQNALRAMVAAAGMPVRAILFDKLADANWGVGWHQDLMIPVRERVETPDFSAWSVKQGVPHVKPPEEVLRQMVTIRLHLDDAGEDNGPLQVVPCSHHWGEVPTPEVAERVRGCEVTLCTAAAGDALFMRPLLMHASAKATTPARRRVLHIEFAAQPLPGELRWPLYPRLSEPGD
- a CDS encoding AI-2E family transporter → MDDPSSADERDSRLQTYCLLTLTIMALGVGLWLLRPVLVPFVLALFFVIGLSPLLDLIQRRLDLSRPAAISVTFVLGGACLFAFGLMLTSTYYTVSSDLDKYKGGVVKMVQAVGPGLAKVGVEIPAEATEILEFVQKFISEQMSSIAIWLSTAILDLIVNLGVVAIFMFFLIAGASSEVRPVTGLWAQIEGKIREYIVTKTIISVFTGIAFGVVLGLMGVPMALQLGVLAFLLNYVPNVGPVIAAALPIPLVLFVMPSLADAAAEIAAGNKDAEGYGLLWKSAAIAAGCAVQVISGNVIEPKIMGDSFELHPIVILLSLILWGIIWGPVGVLLAVPMTAAVKILLDKLEPTRPIAALLAGRLEPLEQAIDREAVA